In the Phaseolus vulgaris cultivar G19833 chromosome 7, P. vulgaris v2.0, whole genome shotgun sequence genome, one interval contains:
- the LOC137830122 gene encoding pectin acetylesterase 10-like, producing the protein MGNLFWPCIVAALVFSFWVDAFSEYQYHHFNETELSLLEAQEQAYSSLLGKFPLMVGLTLIQSAAAKGAVCLDGTLPGYHLHRGYGSGANSWIVNLEGGGWCNDVRSCVYRKKTRRGSSNFMEKQIPFTGILSNSAEDNPDFFNWNRVKIRYCDGASFAGDGEHKAARLQFRGQRIWLAAMEDLMSKGMRFAKQALLSGCSAGGLATILHCDEFRGFFPQTTKVKCLSDAGLFLDVTDVSRGHTIRKFFGGVVGLQGVQKNLPRSCTNHLDPTSCFFPQNLIASIRTPLFILNTAYDSWQIQSSLAPPSADPRGYWHDCRLNHAKCTASQIQYLQGFRNQMLNDINGFSRSYQNGLFINSCFAHCQSERQDTWFADNSPVIGNKAIALAVGDWYFDRAVVKAIDCPYPCDNTCHHLVFR; encoded by the exons ATGGGAAACCTCTTCTGGCCTTGCATTGTTGCAGCACTTGTTTTTAGCTTCTGGGTTGATGCCTTTTCAGAATATCAATATCACCACTTCAATGAAACCGAGTTGTCTTTGTTGGAGGCTCAAGAACAAGCATATTCGTCCCTCCTTGGGAAGTTTCCTTTGATGGTAGGACTCACACTCATTCAAAGTGCCGCCGCCAAAGGAGCAG TTTGCTTAGATGGAACATTGCCTGGTTATCATTTACATCGGGGATATGGATCGGGAGCTAACAGCTGGATCGTTAATTTAGAG GGAGGTGGGTGGTGCAATGACGTTAGATCATGTGTTTATCGCAAGAAAACACGGCGTGGGTCATCAAATTTCATGGAGAAACAGATACCGTTTACAGGAATATTAAGCAATAGTGCTGAGGATAATCCAG ATTTTTTCAACTGGAACAGAGTCAAAATTCGTTACTGTGATGGTGCATCGTTTGCCGGGGATGGTGAACATAAG GCTGCTCGACTGCAATTTAGAGGACAACGTATATGGTTGGCTGCAATGGAAGATTTGATGTCAAAGGGAATGAGATTTGCCAAGCAG GCCCTGCTTTCTGGATGCTCGGCTGGTGGTCTGGCTACTATTTTACACTGTGATGAATTTCGAGGGTTTTTCCCACAAACTACCAAAGTGAAGTGTCTCAGTGATGCAGGGTTATTTCTTGATGT GACTGACGTGTCTAGGGGACATACCATCAGGAAATTTTTCGGTGGTGTCGTAGGGCTGCAG GGAGTGCAGAAGAATCTGCCGCGCAGTTGTACTAATCACCTCGATCCCACTTCG TGCTTCTTCCCTCAGAACTTGATTGCCAGTATTAGAACCCCGCTATTCATTCTTAATACTGCTTATGACTCATGGCAG ATCCAATCAAGCTTAGCTCCTCCATCAGCAGATCCCCGTGGCTATTGGCATGATTGTAGATTAAATCATGCTAAATGTACTGCTTCACAAATCCAATATTTGCAAG GATTCAGGAATCAAATGCTGAATGATATTAACGGCTTCTCACGATCATATCAGAATGGATTGTTCATAAATTCATGTTTTGCTCACTGCCAATCTGAGAGGCAGGATACATGGTTTGCGGACAATTCTCCTGTCATTGGGAACAAG